One segment of Streptomyces sp. NBC_01463 DNA contains the following:
- a CDS encoding TerD family protein has product MTAMTPGSNIPLSAARVAVDVAAPVRLDVSGLLLTADGKVRSDDDFIFYNQPTGPGVTYRSGGGTAPDAIVVDTAAVPPGIEKIVVTASPDGAGQTFQGVEPTATVRNADDGSALATFTPPRLGTETALVVIEVYRRGGAWKARAVGQGYANGLAGIATDFGVSVEDEPAAAPAPAAAPAPVAAPVDPRVAAPPVAAAPPAPPAPPAPAAPPASGKINLDKGRVSLQKNQTVSLVKGGRPLLSQVKMGLGWEPAFRGKDIDLDASVIAYGPNRNHLDSCYFGKLSILDGAIKHSGDNLTGEGAGDDEVIVVDLGRIPPEATGLVFTVNSFTGQKFTEVAKAYCRLIDAATGEELVRFDLTGAEAQTGVMMAKLIKQFSGEWEMTAMGDFVKSRTVRGMVKPAAQSL; this is encoded by the coding sequence ATGACCGCTATGACACCCGGCTCGAACATCCCTCTCTCCGCCGCCCGCGTGGCGGTGGACGTCGCCGCCCCCGTGCGGCTCGACGTCTCGGGCCTGCTGCTCACCGCCGACGGCAAGGTGCGCTCCGACGACGACTTCATCTTCTACAACCAGCCCACCGGCCCGGGTGTGACGTACCGCTCCGGCGGCGGCACCGCGCCCGACGCGATCGTGGTGGACACCGCGGCGGTGCCGCCCGGCATCGAGAAGATCGTCGTCACGGCGAGCCCGGACGGAGCGGGTCAGACCTTCCAGGGCGTCGAGCCCACCGCCACCGTGCGCAACGCGGACGACGGCAGCGCGCTCGCCACGTTCACGCCGCCGCGGCTGGGCACCGAGACCGCCCTCGTGGTCATCGAGGTCTACCGGCGGGGCGGCGCCTGGAAGGCCCGCGCGGTCGGTCAGGGCTATGCCAACGGGCTGGCGGGCATCGCCACCGACTTCGGCGTGTCGGTCGAGGACGAGCCCGCCGCCGCACCCGCCCCGGCCGCCGCTCCGGCGCCCGTCGCCGCACCGGTGGACCCCCGGGTCGCCGCACCCCCGGTGGCAGCCGCGCCCCCCGCACCCCCGGCACCCCCGGCGCCCGCCGCACCCCCCGCCTCCGGGAAGATCAACCTGGACAAGGGCCGCGTCAGCCTCCAGAAGAACCAGACGGTGTCGCTGGTCAAGGGCGGTCGTCCGCTGCTCTCGCAGGTCAAGATGGGCCTCGGCTGGGAGCCCGCGTTCCGCGGCAAGGACATCGACCTCGACGCCTCGGTGATCGCCTACGGCCCGAACCGCAACCACCTGGACAGCTGCTACTTCGGCAAGCTCTCCATCCTGGACGGCGCCATCAAGCACTCGGGCGACAACCTCACGGGTGAGGGCGCCGGCGACGACGAGGTGATCGTCGTGGACCTGGGCCGGATCCCCCCGGAGGCGACAGGTCTGGTGTTCACGGTCAACTCGTTCACCGGCCAGAAGTTCACCGAGGTGGCGAAGGCCTACTGCCGGCTGATCGACGCGGCCACCGGCGAGGAGCTGGTCCGCTTCGATCTGACCGGGGCCGAGGCGCAGACCGGCGTGATGATGGCGAAGCTGATCAAGCAGTTCTCCGGCGAATGGGAAATGACCGCGATGGGTGACTTCGTGAAGTCGCGCACCGTCCGCGGCATGGTCAAGCCCGCCGCCCAGTCCCTGTAG
- a CDS encoding NAD(P)-dependent oxidoreductase — protein sequence MPAPRTVLLTGAAGGLGTLMRGLLPAHGYELRLFDMFPIEGEPDAITADLGDKDALREAVRGVDAIIHLAGISLEASFDKILKANIEGTYNLYEAALAEGVRRIVFASSNHAVGFTPRPLPGDPLIPIGTPRRPDTFYGLSKSFGEDLAQLYWDRHGLETVSVRIGSCFPEPTSVRMLSVWMSPGDGARLFDAALSAENVGHTVIHGSSDNTRLWWDLTSARSLGYEPQDDSEEYAAKLIAEQGELDPENPDHSHLGGHFCTNPPIWPY from the coding sequence ATGCCCGCTCCCCGCACCGTCCTGCTCACCGGCGCCGCCGGCGGTCTCGGCACCCTGATGCGCGGGCTGCTGCCCGCCCACGGCTACGAGCTCCGCCTGTTCGACATGTTCCCCATCGAGGGCGAGCCGGACGCGATCACCGCCGATCTCGGCGACAAGGACGCGCTGCGCGAGGCCGTGCGGGGTGTCGACGCGATCATCCACCTTGCGGGCATCTCCCTGGAAGCCTCTTTCGACAAGATCCTCAAGGCGAACATCGAGGGCACCTACAACCTCTACGAGGCCGCCCTCGCGGAGGGCGTGCGGCGGATCGTCTTCGCCTCGTCCAACCACGCCGTCGGGTTCACGCCCCGCCCGCTCCCGGGCGACCCGCTGATCCCCATCGGCACCCCGCGCCGCCCGGACACCTTCTACGGGCTCTCCAAGTCGTTCGGCGAGGACCTCGCCCAGCTGTACTGGGACCGGCACGGCCTGGAGACCGTCTCGGTGCGCATCGGCTCCTGCTTCCCCGAGCCGACGTCGGTTCGGATGCTGTCCGTGTGGATGAGCCCGGGCGACGGCGCCCGGCTGTTCGACGCCGCGCTCAGCGCCGAGAACGTGGGGCACACCGTCATCCACGGATCCTCGGACAACACCCGGCTGTGGTGGGACCTGACGTCGGCCCGTTCGCTCGGCTACGAGCCGCAGGACGACTCGGAGGAGTACGCGGCGAAGCTCATCGCCGAGCAGGGTGAGCTCGACCCGGAGAACCCCGACCACTCCCACCTCGGCGGTCACTTCTGCACCAACCCGCCGATCTGGCCGTACTGA